A single window of Paenibacillus sp. FSL H8-0537 DNA harbors:
- a CDS encoding carbohydrate ABC transporter permease, translating to MLSLKRFNLTDLLAFIVISIGAVFMIAPLLWTLSTSFKSKAEVFALPPVWIPETFHFEKYIEIWEKGPLLSGIQNSLIITVCVTIIGTFTSSLAAFAFAKLRFPFKNMIFLLLLSALMIPYPAVMIPQFILFSEFGWVDTLKPLIVPGLFGNIMMIFFLRQYLTSVPGAIIEAAKIDGSSYFGIFSKIIFPLIRPAVAAQLILWFMAVWNDYLAPIIYLNSPEKQTLQLVIANFNATYAIQTDYALIMAASFIALLPMLIIFLVFQKQIIESVAISGVKG from the coding sequence ATGCTATCGTTAAAAAGATTCAATCTGACCGATTTGCTCGCTTTTATCGTCATCAGTATCGGTGCCGTATTCATGATTGCCCCGCTGCTGTGGACGTTGTCTACCTCCTTTAAGTCGAAGGCGGAGGTTTTTGCGCTGCCTCCGGTATGGATACCGGAAACGTTCCATTTTGAGAAGTATATCGAAATTTGGGAAAAGGGCCCGCTGCTCAGCGGCATTCAGAACAGCCTGATCATTACGGTGTGCGTGACGATTATCGGCACATTCACCTCTAGTCTGGCGGCGTTTGCCTTCGCCAAGCTGCGGTTTCCTTTCAAAAATATGATTTTCCTGCTGCTGCTTTCCGCCCTAATGATTCCTTACCCGGCGGTTATGATTCCGCAGTTTATTCTGTTCTCTGAATTTGGCTGGGTTGATACGCTCAAGCCGCTGATCGTGCCGGGACTATTCGGCAACATTATGATGATTTTTTTCCTCCGGCAGTATTTGACGAGCGTGCCAGGGGCAATTATTGAAGCGGCAAAAATTGATGGCAGCTCGTATTTCGGCATTTTCTCCAAAATCATTTTCCCGCTTATCCGTCCAGCTGTGGCGGCGCAGCTTATTTTATGGTTTATGGCGGTATGGAATGATTATTTGGCCCCGATTATTTATCTGAATTCGCCGGAGAAGCAGACGCTCCAGCTCGTTATTGCGAATTTTAACGCGACTTATGCGATTCAGACCGATTATGCGCTTATTATGGCGGCCTCTTTCATTGCGCTGCTGCCGATGCTTATTATTTTTCTCGTGTTCCAGAAGCAAATTATTGAATCAGTTGCCATTTCTGGCGTGAAAGGTTAG
- a CDS encoding ArsR family transcriptional regulator — translation MKIELSEQYLPVFEAMSSNVRIQIIHLLSQKSMNIRELAEALGLSSAIMTMHVKKLEKANIIHSEMTPGKGGAAQKVCSLSIDNLEIMFPIKDVIPREVRRTDISIGHFTDLDITPTCGICTRDSIIGIFDDPRHFLDPERLNAKILWFGQGYIEYKMPNYMLGSENPEQLEISMEISSEAPFTNNNWPSDISFFFNGMKVGMWTSPGDFGGKGKLNPPWWFESVNQHGLLKHLIVKKEGTFMDGIKLSDVTIDDIDIRSNQWTFRIAVEENAEHIGGVTLFGSGFGNHNQDLVFRLYYTKQPQEKNAESDS, via the coding sequence TTGAAAATAGAACTTTCCGAACAATATTTGCCTGTATTCGAGGCTATGTCCAGCAACGTCCGCATCCAAATTATTCACCTTCTGTCGCAAAAATCGATGAATATCCGCGAGCTCGCCGAAGCGCTTGGACTGAGCAGCGCCATTATGACGATGCACGTCAAGAAGCTGGAGAAAGCCAACATCATCCACTCGGAAATGACGCCCGGCAAAGGCGGAGCAGCCCAGAAGGTTTGCTCGCTCAGCATCGATAATTTGGAGATCATGTTCCCGATCAAAGATGTGATTCCGCGCGAGGTGCGCCGGACCGATATTTCGATTGGCCATTTTACCGATTTGGACATTACACCAACCTGCGGCATTTGTACGCGGGATTCCATCATTGGCATATTCGACGATCCGAGGCATTTTCTTGATCCGGAGCGGCTGAACGCAAAAATTTTGTGGTTTGGGCAAGGGTATATTGAATACAAGATGCCTAATTACATGCTGGGGAGCGAAAATCCGGAGCAGCTCGAAATTTCGATGGAAATTTCCTCGGAGGCCCCTTTTACGAACAACAATTGGCCTTCGGACATCAGCTTCTTTTTCAACGGCATGAAGGTGGGCATGTGGACGAGTCCCGGCGACTTTGGCGGCAAAGGCAAGCTTAATCCGCCATGGTGGTTCGAAAGCGTCAATCAGCATGGGCTGCTCAAGCATTTGATCGTGAAGAAGGAAGGCACCTTCATGGATGGCATCAAGTTGTCCGATGTGACGATTGACGATATTGATATTCGCAGCAATCAATGGACCTTCCGTATCGCCGTAGAGGAAAATGCCGAGCATATTGGCGGTGTCACGCTGTTCG
- a CDS encoding sugar ABC transporter permease: protein MKVRSNLYRKESYYGYLFVLAPVVGYLLFTMYPLLYSLYGSFTDWDGLGQMTFIGLDNFKDILADELFYKASFNTIFMMIGIPIEITLALLLAMGLNRKMFGTTTFRVIYYVPVISSLAAVSILWQWAYNGDYGLVNQFLALFGFEGPNWLTDKYTVKPALILMMIWKNIGYSMLLYLAALQSVPKDYYEAAQLDGANSWNIFWNITFPMVKPVTFFIVVTKIIGGAQIFTEVNIMTPTGGPEYSSATVVFYVWKKAFENLQMGYASGMAMLLGLFIFVITLVQFRMNERSSKDME from the coding sequence ATGAAAGTAAGATCGAATCTCTACCGGAAGGAAAGCTACTACGGGTATTTATTCGTGCTGGCCCCCGTTGTTGGCTATCTCTTGTTTACGATGTATCCGCTGCTGTACTCCCTATATGGTTCTTTTACCGATTGGGATGGGCTCGGGCAAATGACATTTATCGGGCTGGACAATTTCAAAGATATTCTCGCGGATGAGCTTTTTTATAAAGCGAGCTTTAATACGATTTTTATGATGATTGGCATTCCGATTGAAATTACATTAGCGCTGCTGCTGGCGATGGGCCTGAATCGGAAAATGTTCGGTACGACAACGTTCCGGGTCATCTATTATGTGCCGGTTATTTCTTCACTCGCGGCTGTATCGATTTTGTGGCAGTGGGCCTATAACGGCGACTATGGTCTGGTGAACCAGTTTCTAGCGCTGTTTGGTTTTGAGGGGCCGAACTGGCTCACGGATAAGTACACCGTAAAGCCTGCTCTTATTCTCATGATGATTTGGAAAAATATCGGGTATTCCATGCTGCTTTATTTGGCTGCTCTGCAAAGCGTGCCGAAGGACTATTATGAAGCGGCGCAGCTGGACGGCGCGAATAGCTGGAACATTTTCTGGAACATTACGTTCCCGATGGTGAAGCCTGTAACCTTCTTTATCGTCGTCACGAAAATTATCGGGGGAGCGCAAATTTTCACTGAGGTTAACATTATGACGCCGACGGGCGGACCGGAATACAGCTCGGCAACGGTCGTTTTCTATGTATGGAAGAAAGCGTTCGAGAACCTGCAGATGGGCTATGCCTCGGGGATGGCGATGCTGCTGGGACTGTTTATTTTCGTCATTACACTCGTGCAGTTCCGCATGAATGAACGTTCCTCGAAGGATATGGAATAA
- a CDS encoding family 43 glycosylhydrolase gives MLEQQIQVEQAFVNPIIPQRADPWVYLHSDGYYYFTGSVPEYDRIELRRARTIQQLGEAEPVVVWRKYAEGPMSANIWAPELHFVQGKWYIYFAAARTTETVEGLFDHRMFVLENESANPLEGQWVEKGQLVANWESFALDATSFEHKGTQYLVWAQKDLAIAGNSNLYIAAMSNPWTMSGKQILISKPEYEWEKIGFYVNEGAAVLKRGGTIFISYSASATNHHYCMGLLSASEDSDLLDPASWSKAPEPVFSTSEENGQYGPGHNSFTVSPDGKQDILIYHARNYKEITGDPLYDPNRHTRAQVFGWAADGRPSFGVPVRDGK, from the coding sequence ATGCTGGAACAGCAGATTCAAGTCGAGCAAGCTTTCGTCAATCCTATTATACCGCAGCGTGCGGACCCGTGGGTATATCTCCATTCCGACGGCTACTACTATTTCACAGGTTCCGTTCCGGAATACGACCGTATTGAGCTTAGAAGAGCGCGCACGATCCAGCAGCTGGGGGAAGCAGAACCCGTTGTCGTCTGGCGAAAATATGCGGAAGGACCGATGAGCGCTAACATTTGGGCGCCGGAGCTGCACTTTGTTCAGGGCAAATGGTATATCTACTTCGCGGCCGCTCGGACGACGGAGACGGTCGAAGGACTGTTCGACCATCGCATGTTCGTATTGGAAAATGAATCAGCTAATCCGCTCGAAGGGCAGTGGGTGGAAAAAGGGCAGCTTGTCGCCAATTGGGAATCGTTTGCGCTGGATGCGACAAGCTTCGAGCATAAGGGGACGCAATATCTCGTGTGGGCCCAGAAGGATTTGGCGATAGCGGGCAACTCCAACTTGTATATAGCGGCAATGAGCAATCCTTGGACGATGAGCGGCAAGCAGATTTTGATTTCCAAGCCCGAATACGAATGGGAGAAAATCGGGTTTTACGTCAACGAAGGAGCCGCGGTGCTGAAGCGTGGTGGAACGATATTTATTAGTTATTCGGCGAGCGCAACGAATCATCATTATTGTATGGGACTCCTGAGCGCGTCGGAGGACAGCGATTTGCTCGATCCGGCCTCATGGAGCAAAGCACCTGAGCCTGTCTTTTCAACGAGTGAAGAGAACGGGCAATATGGCCCTGGACATAACAGCTTTACGGTGTCACCGGATGGCAAGCAGGATATTTTGATTTACCATGCCCGCAATTACAAGGAAATTACAGGAGATCCGCTTTATGATCCAAACCGCCACACTAGAGCGCAAGTATTCGGCTGGGCAGCGGATGGCAGGCCTAGCTTTGGTGTTCCGGTGCGAGACGGCAAGTAG
- a CDS encoding sugar ABC transporter substrate-binding protein, translating into MKKSLLATMAATIVLGGAIAGCSSNSQTEGSTEAGQGGTKQISFMFRGGPEEQKAYEATVKKFEADHPGVKVKIITTTGDQYATKLKAAITGKSVPDVFYFDPGDLRAYVNAGVLKDITEYVKDVDFDNLWKRGVDIYRYDGNNVGQGSIYGLPKDVGPFALGYNKDMFTAAGIPLPDKEKPYTWDEFIKVNQQLVKDTNGDGKIDQYGTGFNVNWALQAFVWSNGADWLDATNTKVTIDDPKFAEALQYFADMQNVHKITPSIEDAATLDTYQRWMKGELAFFPVGPWDLATYETLPFDYDLIPYPAGSTGKSATFLGSLGIGVSSSSKNPEEAAQLVTYLTASPEGMQQLVDAKVQIPNLIDMAEKWAADTTTKPENKAEFLRIVEDYGKPMPNTLTYNSEWYQLFFTDIQPVLDGKVTAADYVKAEQPKMQKLLDKAIEQEAKSKK; encoded by the coding sequence ATGAAAAAAAGTTTACTTGCAACAATGGCAGCGACGATTGTGCTTGGGGGCGCTATCGCGGGCTGCAGCAGCAATTCGCAAACAGAAGGAAGCACCGAGGCTGGGCAGGGTGGCACGAAGCAAATTAGCTTTATGTTCCGCGGCGGGCCGGAGGAGCAGAAGGCGTATGAGGCGACGGTCAAGAAATTTGAGGCCGATCATCCTGGTGTAAAGGTGAAAATCATTACGACGACGGGCGACCAATACGCGACGAAGCTGAAAGCAGCGATTACGGGCAAAAGCGTGCCGGATGTCTTTTATTTTGACCCAGGCGATTTAAGAGCTTATGTGAATGCGGGAGTGCTCAAAGATATTACCGAATATGTGAAGGATGTCGACTTCGATAACCTATGGAAGCGCGGCGTCGATATTTACCGTTATGATGGCAATAACGTAGGCCAAGGCAGCATTTATGGTCTGCCGAAGGACGTTGGCCCATTTGCGCTCGGCTACAATAAAGACATGTTCACAGCGGCGGGAATCCCATTGCCGGATAAGGAAAAGCCGTATACATGGGACGAATTCATCAAGGTCAATCAGCAATTGGTGAAGGATACGAATGGCGATGGGAAAATCGACCAGTACGGAACGGGCTTTAATGTCAACTGGGCGCTGCAGGCCTTCGTCTGGAGCAATGGCGCGGACTGGCTGGACGCAACGAATACGAAGGTGACGATTGACGATCCGAAGTTCGCGGAGGCGCTGCAATATTTTGCCGATATGCAAAATGTACATAAAATTACGCCTTCCATTGAAGATGCGGCGACGCTGGATACGTATCAGCGCTGGATGAAGGGCGAGCTTGCTTTCTTCCCGGTAGGTCCGTGGGATCTTGCGACGTATGAGACGCTGCCTTTCGATTATGATTTGATTCCTTACCCCGCTGGCTCGACGGGCAAATCGGCGACATTCCTTGGCTCGCTTGGCATTGGCGTATCCAGCAGCTCGAAAAATCCGGAAGAAGCGGCGCAGCTCGTAACGTATCTCACCGCATCGCCGGAAGGCATGCAGCAGCTCGTTGATGCCAAGGTGCAAATTCCGAACCTGATTGATATGGCGGAAAAATGGGCAGCAGACACGACGACGAAGCCTGAAAATAAAGCAGAGTTTCTCCGTATCGTCGAGGATTACGGCAAGCCAATGCCTAACACGCTGACGTACAACTCGGAATGGTATCAGCTATTTTTCACCGACATTCAGCCTGTGCTTGATGGCAAGGTTACAGCTGCCGACTATGTGAAGGCAGAGCAGCCGAAGATGCAGAAGCTGCTTGATAAAGCGATTGAGCAGGAAGCGAAATCCAAGAAATAA